One Nitrosopumilus piranensis genomic region harbors:
- a CDS encoding HAD family hydrolase has product MTKIKCILFDIGGVLVDWHMSWITSEVSTRFDIKEDLIISAFDKHLPELDSGKINESNFWRKIAIETKSDSLKNTKESLWDTYFRKNAVPKTEVKKFSVDLKQNGFTIGIISNIEKVTHNIVNDWNIISHFEYQFMSYQIGLSKPDPRIYEHVIQRLPYSVDEILFIDDKPSNVESAENCGMSSIHFRNLDDLQSALNQLEVRI; this is encoded by the coding sequence GTGACTAAGATCAAATGTATTTTGTTTGATATTGGAGGTGTCTTAGTTGATTGGCACATGTCATGGATAACTTCTGAAGTTTCAACACGATTTGATATCAAAGAAGATTTGATCATTTCTGCATTTGATAAACATCTACCTGAATTAGATTCTGGAAAAATTAATGAATCAAATTTTTGGCGTAAAATTGCAATTGAAACTAAATCTGATTCATTGAAAAACACTAAAGAATCACTTTGGGATACCTACTTTCGAAAAAATGCTGTACCAAAAACTGAAGTAAAAAAATTCAGCGTTGATTTGAAGCAAAATGGATTTACTATTGGAATAATCTCTAACATTGAAAAAGTAACTCATAACATTGTAAATGATTGGAACATAATATCTCATTTTGAATACCAATTCATGTCATATCAAATTGGCTTATCAAAACCTGACCCTAGAATTTATGAACATGTAATTCAAAGGTTACCTTATTCTGTAGATGAAATATTATTTATTGATGATAAACCATCTAATGTTGAATCTGCAGAAAACTGTGGTATGTCATCTATTCATTTTAGAAATTTAGATGATTTACAATCTGCTTTGAATCAATTAGAAGTTAGAATTTAG
- a CDS encoding dihydroorotate dehydrogenase, which translates to MEPNLVTSIGPIRLDRPVMLASGILGISLDVFNRLYRSGAGAVVTKSLSTEPWEGYPNPTIFSVKGGGWINAVGLSNPGAENFAKMIEPNKDVPIIVSLVGSIPEDFENMIKQFEKCKVTAYELNLSCPHVAKVGLEVGDDPELVKKIVTTVKNSTNVPVIAKVGLGTTHYLNTVGTAIESGIDAITAINTVRAMAIDVETQRPILSNKFGGLSGTPIKPIALRCVYEISSKYDIPIIGCGGISTWEDAIEFFLAGASAIQLGSAIGDNWIDVFDEINTGILQYMKKKNYSKIEDMVGLAKKS; encoded by the coding sequence GTGGAGCCCAATCTTGTAACTTCCATAGGTCCTATTCGATTAGATAGGCCTGTAATGCTAGCCTCTGGGATATTGGGGATTTCACTAGATGTTTTTAATCGCCTTTATCGTTCAGGTGCAGGGGCTGTTGTTACAAAGTCTCTTAGTACTGAACCTTGGGAGGGATATCCCAACCCCACAATCTTTAGTGTTAAGGGTGGTGGATGGATTAACGCTGTAGGCCTTTCCAATCCTGGAGCTGAAAATTTTGCAAAAATGATTGAACCAAACAAAGACGTGCCAATTATTGTTAGTCTTGTAGGTTCAATCCCTGAAGACTTTGAAAATATGATAAAACAATTTGAAAAATGTAAAGTGACTGCCTATGAATTGAATCTGTCCTGTCCACATGTTGCCAAAGTTGGATTAGAGGTGGGAGATGATCCTGAACTAGTCAAAAAAATTGTCACTACTGTCAAAAACTCAACAAATGTACCCGTAATTGCTAAAGTTGGGTTAGGAACTACTCACTATCTCAATACTGTGGGAACCGCCATTGAATCTGGAATTGATGCAATTACTGCTATCAACACAGTTAGAGCAATGGCAATTGATGTTGAAACACAACGTCCAATTCTTAGCAATAAATTTGGAGGTCTGTCTGGAACTCCCATAAAACCAATTGCATTAAGATGTGTTTATGAAATTTCTTCTAAATATGATATTCCAATTATTGGATGCGGTGGAATTTCTACTTGGGAGGACGCAATAGAATTTTTCTTGGCAGGAGCTTCTGCCATACAACTTGGAAGTGCAATTGGTGATAATTGGATAGATGTGTTTGATGAAATTAATACAGGGATTTTACAATACATGAAGAAAAAGAACTATTCTAAAATTGAGGATATGGTGGGACTTGCAAAGAAATCATAA
- a CDS encoding 30S ribosomal protein S30e, which yields MATHGSLTKAGKVRGQTPKVEGRKIVGTNSSLRNKSNFKKRFVLGRFPGQNKPGQRRKRR from the coding sequence ATGGCAACTCACGGTTCACTTACAAAAGCAGGCAAAGTAAGAGGACAAACTCCAAAGGTAGAAGGACGTAAAATTGTAGGTACAAATTCTAGTCTTAGGAATAAGAGTAATTTCAAAAAGAGATTTGTCTTGGGTAGATTTCCTGGTCAAAACAAACCTGGACAAAGAAGAAAGAGACGATAG
- a CDS encoding tRNA (guanine-N1)-methyltransferase codes for MVPKGSITEKVPPKEPAFFNPKAKLNRDFSIIAYAAFIEKFQGPKIFLEGLAGIGARGLRVANELKIDNLVINDLNPTALKMAEYSANLNGIKNVEFTEKEVCRFFSSYSKKGQRGSIVDIDPFGSPAAFFDCGIRATMHGGILSTAATDLQVLNGLFQSACKRKYGGIPIRVEYGNEMAIRLVLGCLRVVAARLGVEVKPMFVESDMHYYRTYVKVLNRPDQEENIGYILHCKNCGYRKISFEQKQECELCKLKIGIAGPLWIGKIFDKDFLKDMLIQISNLQVDKVCEKTLNKCLLEAEMPPTYYTLDEIAKKMKTSPPKLEDVIENLQKNGFVASVTSFNPTGFRTNAKINKIIEIFQLSSKA; via the coding sequence TTGGTTCCAAAAGGATCTATTACAGAAAAGGTTCCACCAAAAGAACCAGCATTTTTTAATCCAAAAGCAAAACTAAACAGAGACTTTTCAATAATTGCATATGCAGCATTTATAGAAAAATTTCAAGGTCCAAAGATTTTCTTAGAAGGACTAGCAGGAATTGGGGCTAGAGGATTACGAGTTGCAAATGAATTAAAAATTGACAATTTGGTAATCAATGATCTAAATCCAACTGCATTAAAGATGGCAGAGTATTCAGCTAATCTTAATGGAATTAAAAACGTAGAATTTACTGAAAAAGAAGTATGCAGATTTTTTAGCAGTTATTCAAAAAAAGGACAAAGAGGTTCTATTGTAGATATAGATCCGTTTGGTTCTCCGGCAGCATTTTTTGACTGTGGAATACGTGCAACCATGCATGGAGGAATATTATCAACTGCAGCCACAGATTTACAGGTGTTAAATGGGCTTTTTCAGAGTGCCTGCAAGAGGAAGTATGGTGGAATTCCAATTAGAGTAGAATATGGAAATGAGATGGCAATTAGATTGGTGCTTGGGTGCTTACGAGTAGTAGCAGCAAGATTAGGAGTTGAAGTTAAACCAATGTTTGTTGAAAGTGATATGCATTACTATAGAACATATGTCAAAGTTCTAAACAGACCAGATCAGGAAGAAAACATTGGATATATTTTACATTGTAAAAATTGCGGATATCGAAAAATTTCATTCGAACAAAAACAAGAATGTGAATTATGCAAATTAAAAATTGGAATTGCAGGTCCACTATGGATTGGAAAAATTTTTGATAAAGATTTTCTGAAAGATATGTTAATTCAAATTTCAAATTTACAAGTTGACAAAGTTTGTGAAAAAACCCTAAACAAATGTCTATTAGAAGCAGAAATGCCTCCAACATATTATACACTAGATGAAATTGCAAAGAAAATGAAGACATCACCACCAAAATTAGAAGATGTAATAGAAAATTTACAAAAAAATGGTTTTGTTGCTAGTGTCACATCATTTAATCCAACAGGGTTTAGAACAAATGCAAAAATAAATAAGATAATTGAAATTTTTCAACTATCCAGTAAAGCCTAA
- the radA gene encoding DNA repair and recombination protein RadA, producing the protein MVEDLRLDSLEGVGPVTTRKLSDAGVHNVMDLIVRGPVEIAEITGMEKDTAEKIVNKARQHLVDGGLIAKHFTSASEIYKHRQSIGKITTGTNCLDTLFDGGIETQALTEVYGEFGCGKTQFAHTMSVMVQKTKEEGGLEGSVLYIDTENTFRPERIVSIAQAHEMDPEKVLDNIIVARAYNSAHQTLILEEAGPIIEENNIKLIVADSAVGLFRSEYLGRGTLSNRQQKLNHFVHLLSRIAETYNCAAIATNQVMASPDVFFGDPTRPIGGNVVAHTSTYRIYFKKSGKKRIARMVDSPHHPEEEVIFALGEAGVIDPEDAEKKTKKTTKKTTTKKAKEPEVESTVETPEESTEIPEVETTDETPEVETTPEVETVKAPPVDAETDDSEPVEE; encoded by the coding sequence ATGGTAGAAGATTTAAGATTAGATAGTTTAGAGGGCGTAGGTCCTGTAACTACAAGAAAATTATCCGATGCAGGTGTCCACAACGTCATGGATCTCATCGTTAGGGGTCCAGTCGAAATTGCAGAAATAACTGGAATGGAAAAGGACACCGCTGAAAAAATTGTCAATAAAGCCCGTCAGCATTTAGTTGATGGAGGATTAATTGCAAAACACTTTACAAGTGCAAGTGAGATTTACAAGCACCGTCAAAGTATTGGTAAAATTACAACTGGTACAAACTGTCTTGATACACTATTTGATGGTGGTATTGAGACCCAAGCACTAACAGAAGTTTATGGTGAATTTGGTTGTGGTAAAACACAATTTGCTCATACAATGTCTGTTATGGTTCAAAAAACCAAAGAAGAGGGTGGTCTTGAAGGCAGTGTTTTGTATATTGATACTGAAAACACTTTCAGACCTGAAAGAATCGTATCTATTGCTCAAGCTCATGAGATGGATCCAGAAAAAGTTCTAGACAACATCATTGTTGCACGTGCATATAACAGCGCACATCAAACATTGATTCTAGAAGAAGCTGGACCAATTATTGAAGAAAACAACATTAAACTAATTGTAGCAGACTCTGCAGTTGGATTGTTCCGCTCTGAATATCTTGGAAGAGGAACACTATCTAACAGACAACAAAAACTAAATCACTTTGTTCATCTGTTATCTAGAATTGCAGAAACTTACAACTGTGCTGCAATTGCAACAAACCAAGTTATGGCATCTCCTGATGTCTTCTTTGGAGATCCAACTCGTCCAATTGGCGGAAATGTAGTTGCTCATACTAGTACCTACAGAATCTACTTTAAGAAATCTGGCAAGAAACGAATTGCCCGAATGGTGGATAGCCCTCATCATCCGGAAGAAGAGGTAATCTTTGCTCTAGGCGAAGCAGGTGTTATAGATCCTGAAGATGCTGAGAAAAAGACCAAAAAGACTACCAAAAAGACAACCACTAAGAAGGCAAAAGAGCCTGAGGTGGAATCAACAGTAGAAACTCCAGAAGAATCTACAGAAATTCCTGAAGTAGAAACAACTGATGAAACACCAGAAGTTGAGACTACGCCAGAAGTTGAAACTGTAAAAGCACCTCCAGTAGATGCTGAAACAGATGATTCAGAACCTGTAGAAGAGTAG
- the rlmN gene encoding 23S rRNA (adenine(2503)-C(2))-methyltransferase RlmN, giving the protein MTDLYRLLPEEMEKLVIDMGYPRYRADQILLPLYYKFPKSINDIPQLPKKLREELTEAGYTIGSAKEIHRVVSEDGDTTKLLLELSNCSSVETVLMQYEPTKIGGHPRSTICVSTQIGCAMGCVFCATGQMGFETNLKAEHIVSQVIHFAEILEQRGEHVTNLVFMGMGEPMANYDEMIRAVKILTHDRGFGLGQRHITISTIGITSGIEKLAEENLQIGLAISLHAPNNELRQKLVPTAGPNSVEDIIESGKNYFKKTGRRVTFEYALMEGINDSPEIATELARLLYGNGSHVNIIPINPTAGDFKRPSDNRVLEFERILQKSGVNCTVRVEKGTEISAACGQLRTDIIG; this is encoded by the coding sequence ATGACAGATCTTTATCGATTACTACCTGAAGAAATGGAAAAACTTGTGATTGATATGGGATATCCAAGATACAGAGCAGATCAAATTCTGCTTCCACTATATTATAAATTTCCAAAAAGTATCAATGATATTCCACAACTTCCAAAAAAATTAAGAGAAGAACTTACAGAGGCTGGATATACAATTGGTTCAGCAAAAGAAATTCATCGTGTTGTAAGTGAAGATGGTGATACTACAAAGTTATTGTTAGAATTATCTAATTGCTCTTCAGTTGAAACTGTTTTGATGCAGTATGAGCCAACAAAAATTGGTGGTCATCCAAGATCCACAATCTGTGTTTCAACACAAATTGGATGTGCAATGGGGTGTGTGTTTTGTGCAACTGGGCAAATGGGATTTGAAACAAATCTCAAAGCTGAACATATTGTATCTCAAGTAATTCATTTTGCTGAAATTTTAGAACAACGAGGAGAACATGTTACAAATTTAGTCTTTATGGGAATGGGTGAGCCAATGGCAAATTATGATGAGATGATACGTGCTGTAAAAATTTTAACACATGATAGAGGCTTTGGATTGGGACAAAGACATATCACAATTTCTACTATTGGAATTACATCTGGAATTGAAAAACTAGCTGAAGAGAATTTACAAATTGGCCTTGCTATTTCTCTTCATGCACCAAACAATGAGTTACGACAGAAACTTGTTCCAACTGCTGGACCAAACTCAGTTGAAGACATCATAGAATCAGGAAAAAATTATTTTAAAAAAACTGGACGCCGTGTCACTTTTGAGTATGCCTTGATGGAAGGGATTAATGACTCTCCAGAAATTGCGACAGAATTAGCACGACTATTGTATGGAAATGGATCTCACGTAAACATTATTCCTATCAATCCTACAGCAGGTGATTTTAAACGTCCTTCAGATAATAGAGTATTGGAATTTGAGCGAATTTTACAAAAATCTGGTGTAAATTGTACTGTCCGTGTTGAGAAAGGAACTGAGATATCTGCTGCTTGTGGACAGCTCAGAACTGATATTATTGGCTAA
- a CDS encoding dihydroorotate dehydrogenase electron transfer subunit: MQRNHNHTTIVTVEKVIDETPTVRTLIFSDEVMSNVLPGQFAMVWIPGINELPMSVMISNESGKAAFTVRKHGAASTGLFNVQVGQQIGIRGPYGNSFDLKEGKLLLVGGGTGLVPMMRLLIHVKPTDDVTVLIGAKSKDEVFFEDLANRLLENNVHKVIVSTDDGSYGEKGFVTDLVEKHLSQAKYDAVYVCGPEIMMYKTVQSAHSRGIFVQASLERMMKCGVGICGSCCIGEDLVCKDGTVFDGEHLSKNKEFGNFHRNKAGILENY, encoded by the coding sequence TTGCAAAGAAATCATAATCACACAACAATTGTAACTGTTGAAAAGGTAATTGATGAAACTCCAACTGTTAGAACTTTGATTTTTTCTGATGAAGTCATGTCAAATGTTCTTCCTGGACAATTTGCAATGGTTTGGATTCCTGGAATCAATGAATTACCAATGAGTGTGATGATTTCAAATGAATCTGGTAAAGCAGCATTTACTGTTAGAAAACATGGAGCCGCTTCAACTGGTTTGTTTAATGTACAGGTAGGACAACAAATTGGAATTCGTGGACCTTATGGAAATTCTTTTGATCTTAAAGAAGGAAAACTTTTGCTAGTTGGTGGTGGAACTGGTCTAGTCCCAATGATGAGATTATTAATACATGTCAAACCTACAGATGATGTTACTGTCTTGATTGGTGCAAAATCAAAAGATGAAGTATTTTTTGAAGATTTGGCAAATAGACTTTTGGAAAATAATGTCCACAAAGTAATTGTCTCAACTGATGATGGAAGTTATGGTGAAAAGGGCTTTGTCACTGATTTAGTTGAAAAACATCTGAGTCAAGCAAAATACGATGCTGTTTATGTTTGTGGGCCTGAAATAATGATGTACAAAACTGTTCAATCTGCTCATTCTAGAGGTATCTTTGTTCAGGCCAGTCTTGAGCGAATGATGAAGTGTGGTGTTGGAATATGTGGCAGTTGTTGCATTGGGGAAGATCTTGTTTGCAAGGATGGGACCGTTTTTGATGGAGAACACCTGTCCAAAAATAAGGAATTTGGCAATTTTCATAGGAATAAGGCTGGAATTTTAGAAAATTATTAG
- a CDS encoding NOP5/NOP56 family protein: MYSVILTELGISVFDDEKLEKSFPFSNPVKEYLLVKNKESKLNELINYLASIQRGVSVSDDALLAILKKNNIDSQIMEDSELERIQASKPQIIVDSGFASNPQDALGKLREFALGLSSSKVTEVSESPDLHIIQAINSLDEIDKIANALSSRLREWYGLHFPELDNVIDSINGYAQIVMAGKRESLTKQVFEDAGFPESKVEMLSLISTKSRGGDISDVNLAIVQSIAKQILDFHDLRKKLEEHVESEMQTIAPNLSAILGTAVGARILGRAGSLKRLASLPASTIQVLGAEKALFRSLKTGSQPPKHGLLFQHAMVHAAPRWQRGKIARAIAAKAVIAARVDVYGDGLNKTLLEKLNVRVDEIGKKYENPTEKDIRRPESFRRDGGNFRDNSRRRDDRGGRRDDRGGRRDDRGGRRDDRGGRRDDRGGRRDDRGGRRDDRGGRRDDRGGRRDDRGGRRDDRGGRRDDRGGRRDDRGGRRDDRPSSNKNKKRKQFGRR, encoded by the coding sequence ATGTATTCTGTGATTTTAACAGAATTGGGAATCTCAGTTTTTGATGATGAAAAACTAGAAAAATCATTTCCATTTTCAAATCCTGTTAAGGAATATCTACTAGTAAAAAACAAGGAATCAAAACTAAATGAACTCATAAACTATTTAGCTTCAATTCAAAGAGGAGTGTCAGTAAGTGATGATGCATTACTTGCAATTTTGAAAAAAAATAACATAGATTCTCAAATAATGGAGGATTCAGAATTAGAGAGAATTCAAGCATCAAAACCACAGATTATTGTGGATTCAGGTTTTGCATCTAATCCACAAGACGCACTAGGAAAACTAAGAGAGTTTGCTTTAGGATTATCATCTTCAAAAGTTACAGAAGTATCTGAGAGTCCAGATCTTCACATCATTCAAGCAATTAATTCATTAGATGAAATCGATAAAATTGCAAATGCTCTAAGTTCTAGATTAAGAGAATGGTATGGATTACATTTTCCTGAGCTAGATAATGTGATTGATAGTATTAACGGATATGCACAAATTGTTATGGCAGGAAAACGTGAATCATTAACAAAACAAGTTTTTGAAGATGCAGGATTTCCAGAATCAAAAGTTGAGATGTTGTCTTTAATTTCTACAAAAAGTAGGGGAGGAGACATATCAGATGTTAATCTTGCAATCGTTCAATCAATTGCAAAACAAATTTTAGATTTTCATGATCTACGTAAAAAACTAGAAGAACATGTTGAATCTGAAATGCAAACGATTGCACCAAATCTTTCTGCAATACTTGGTACTGCAGTAGGTGCCAGAATTTTAGGAAGAGCAGGCAGTCTTAAGAGATTAGCATCACTTCCAGCAAGTACAATTCAAGTTCTTGGAGCTGAAAAAGCATTGTTTAGATCATTGAAGACAGGTTCCCAACCACCAAAACATGGATTACTATTCCAACATGCAATGGTTCATGCTGCACCTAGATGGCAAAGAGGAAAAATTGCACGTGCAATTGCGGCAAAAGCAGTCATTGCTGCAAGAGTTGACGTCTATGGTGACGGGTTAAACAAAACATTACTTGAAAAACTCAATGTAAGAGTGGATGAAATTGGCAAAAAATATGAAAATCCAACAGAAAAAGACATCAGAAGACCAGAATCATTTAGACGAGATGGAGGTAACTTTAGAGATAATTCCAGACGTAGAGATGACAGAGGTGGACGTAGAGATGACAGAGGTGGACGTAGAGATGACAGAGGTGGACGTAGAGATGACAGAGGTGGACGTAGAGATGACAGAGGTGGACGTAGAGATGACAGAGGTGGACGTAGAGATGACAGAGGTGGACGTAGAGATGACAGAGGTGGACGTAGAGATGACAGAGGTGGACGTAGAGATGACAGAGGTGGACGTAGAGATGATAGAGGTGGACGTAGAGATGACAGAGGTGGACGTAGAGATGACAGACCAAGTTCAAATAAAAACAAAAAGAGAAAACAGTTTGGAAGAAGATAA
- a CDS encoding B12-binding domain-containing radical SAM protein — protein sequence MVTPKIVLTADRTLMSPYRGLSLATFFGCAPALDPNRDPKSIWYKILGKQVTPKILFDFICNYIPHTNGVANYAPYGLRKLEAGLLRDGFSRQDVVVAHPDHIEKFIGPETQVVGTYEMDPLGMGPVTMTFTYGRKQMSYDEYYNTELHHRIKAAKAKTGSKAKVISGASGTWQYNYDPEKIEEFGIYAILEGELGGIAPEIDGHAGRFFNYLINGDFENMDPFRKRSDFKVNIKEFERNGKKLHGRFVNFWDRPDLEEIPDIIEPSMHGMIEVMRGCGRGCKFCDVTLRSLRYYSPEKVKREIEVNIKKGGSKSAWVHSDDIFVYGMDPRTAKGMEPNREALEELFTAIMSTGVEHTNPTHGTLAGAIADEKLIPNLSKIMKAGPDNMIGVQAGFETGSLRLIGKYADRKLAPYSPDEWHWVVKEGVKTLNQDYWIPAFTLIMGLDNDEQPEDSWETIRLISELEREQPESMFTATALTFVPIGLLEKSDFFNIGNEMTPAQLGVLYKTWQHNFKYGIQKFMTKTGSKGPQRYFFNAIARSLGGVPLGAMERYARRKSKEHEQVIETVKNKYW from the coding sequence ATGGTAACTCCAAAGATCGTTTTAACTGCTGATCGTACACTAATGTCGCCATATAGGGGATTGTCTCTTGCTACATTTTTTGGATGTGCCCCTGCTTTAGACCCTAATAGAGACCCAAAGAGTATTTGGTATAAAATTCTTGGAAAACAAGTAACTCCAAAAATTCTGTTTGATTTTATCTGTAATTATATTCCACATACAAACGGAGTTGCAAATTATGCTCCATATGGACTAAGAAAATTAGAGGCCGGTTTGCTACGAGATGGATTTAGTAGACAAGATGTTGTTGTTGCCCATCCGGACCATATTGAAAAATTCATTGGGCCTGAAACACAAGTTGTTGGAACATATGAGATGGATCCACTTGGAATGGGTCCTGTAACTATGACTTTTACTTATGGTAGAAAGCAAATGTCTTATGATGAGTATTACAATACTGAACTACATCATAGAATCAAAGCTGCCAAAGCTAAAACTGGAAGTAAGGCCAAAGTAATTTCTGGTGCATCTGGAACTTGGCAATATAATTATGATCCAGAAAAAATTGAAGAATTTGGAATTTATGCAATCTTGGAAGGCGAACTTGGTGGTATTGCACCTGAAATTGATGGACATGCTGGTAGGTTCTTCAACTATTTGATTAACGGTGACTTTGAAAACATGGATCCTTTCAGAAAGAGAAGTGACTTTAAAGTTAACATTAAAGAATTTGAAAGAAACGGCAAAAAACTTCATGGAAGATTTGTTAATTTCTGGGATAGACCTGACTTGGAAGAGATTCCAGACATTATAGAGCCAAGTATGCATGGAATGATTGAAGTTATGCGTGGTTGTGGAAGAGGATGTAAGTTTTGTGATGTAACACTAAGATCACTACGATACTATTCTCCTGAAAAAGTCAAAAGAGAAATTGAAGTTAACATTAAGAAAGGTGGTTCTAAATCTGCATGGGTTCATAGTGATGATATTTTCGTTTATGGAATGGATCCCCGAACTGCAAAAGGAATGGAACCAAACAGAGAAGCATTAGAAGAACTATTTACTGCAATCATGTCTACTGGTGTTGAGCACACAAATCCTACTCATGGTACATTGGCAGGAGCAATTGCTGATGAAAAACTAATTCCAAATCTATCTAAAATTATGAAAGCAGGGCCTGACAACATGATTGGTGTTCAAGCTGGATTTGAAACTGGAAGTTTGAGACTAATTGGAAAATATGCTGATAGAAAACTTGCACCGTACTCTCCTGATGAGTGGCATTGGGTTGTAAAAGAAGGTGTAAAGACCTTAAACCAAGATTACTGGATTCCTGCATTTACTTTGATTATGGGACTTGACAATGATGAACAACCAGAGGATTCATGGGAAACAATTCGTTTAATCAGTGAATTGGAACGAGAGCAACCTGAATCTATGTTTACTGCTACTGCCCTGACATTTGTCCCAATTGGTTTACTTGAAAAATCTGATTTCTTTAACATTGGAAATGAAATGACTCCTGCACAATTGGGTGTTTTATACAAGACATGGCAACACAATTTCAAGTATGGTATTCAAAAATTCATGACTAAGACTGGCTCAAAAGGGCCACAAAGATACTTCTTTAATGCCATAGCAAGATCTCTTGGTGGTGTCCCATTGGGTGCTATGGAAAGATATGCACGCAGAAAGAGCAAAGAACATGAACAAGTCATCGAGACTGTCAAGAACAAGTACTGGTAG
- the rnhB gene encoding ribonuclease HII, whose protein sequence is MQICGVDDAGRGSMLGPLVISGISIDKRKLRKLSSLGVKDSKKLSPKNRNLLYKKIIQLADSYYIAKIPPRSIDASVKKHGLNQLEAKYMARVVSKLNPDTSYVDSCDVNPKRFGKEISKLSDNHKIKSFHHADSRFVIVSAASILAKVTRDRAIEILRKNHDLGSGYPSDSKTVKFVTKYYKSNHTLPTFVRKSWKPVQKILND, encoded by the coding sequence GTGCAAATCTGTGGAGTTGATGATGCTGGACGTGGTTCTATGTTAGGTCCACTAGTGATTTCTGGAATCTCTATTGACAAAAGAAAATTAAGAAAACTCTCTTCATTGGGTGTTAAAGATTCAAAGAAACTTTCTCCAAAAAACCGGAATCTTCTTTACAAAAAAATTATTCAACTAGCCGATAGTTATTACATTGCAAAGATTCCTCCAAGATCTATTGATGCAAGTGTAAAAAAACATGGCTTGAATCAATTAGAGGCAAAATATATGGCAAGGGTTGTCTCAAAATTAAATCCTGACACATCATATGTTGATTCATGTGATGTAAATCCTAAAAGATTTGGAAAAGAAATATCAAAATTATCTGATAATCATAAAATCAAGTCTTTTCATCATGCAGATAGTAGATTTGTTATAGTATCTGCAGCCTCTATTCTTGCCAAGGTTACCCGTGATCGAGCAATTGAAATACTGAGAAAAAATCATGATTTGGGAAGTGGGTATCCATCTGATTCAAAAACTGTGAAATTTGTGACTAAATATTACAAATCTAATCATACCCTGCCTACATTCGTGCGAAAAAGCTGGAAACCTGTACAGAAAATATTGAATGATTAA
- a CDS encoding fibrillarin-like rRNA/tRNA 2'-O-methyltransferase → MTDQVQIKTKRENSLEEDNPAFFWIKSEGQQKLATENLVPGNQVYKEKLIVKKGIEYRLWDPFRSKLAAAIMNELENFPFENKTKVLYLGASTGTTVSHISDIVGPSGIVFAVEHASRVARDFLDRVAAYRKNIMPILQDARRPKEYFSVFGKVDVVYVDIAQPDQTEIAIDNCEMFLKKGGYFFLVIKTRSIDVTKSPKKIIEEETQKLQPKFEVLQSIDLHPYDKDHAIVIAKSRG, encoded by the coding sequence ATGACAGACCAAGTTCAAATAAAAACAAAAAGAGAAAACAGTTTGGAAGAAGATAATCCAGCATTTTTCTGGATAAAATCTGAAGGCCAGCAAAAATTAGCTACTGAAAATTTAGTTCCAGGTAATCAAGTATACAAAGAAAAACTAATTGTCAAAAAGGGAATAGAATACAGACTATGGGATCCATTTAGAAGTAAACTAGCAGCTGCAATAATGAATGAATTAGAAAACTTTCCTTTTGAAAACAAAACCAAAGTGTTGTATTTAGGAGCATCAACTGGAACCACTGTAAGTCATATTTCAGATATTGTTGGACCAAGTGGAATTGTATTTGCAGTAGAACATGCAAGTAGAGTTGCAAGGGATTTTTTAGATAGAGTTGCAGCATATAGAAAAAATATTATGCCAATTTTACAAGATGCACGAAGACCAAAAGAATATTTTTCAGTATTTGGCAAAGTGGACGTAGTTTATGTGGATATTGCACAACCTGATCAGACAGAAATTGCAATAGATAACTGTGAAATGTTCCTAAAGAAAGGCGGTTATTTCTTTTTGGTAATTAAAACAAGAAGTATTGACGTAACAAAATCACCAAAAAAAATCATAGAAGAAGAAACTCAAAAATTACAACCAAAATTTGAAGTATTACAATCAATTGATCTGCATCCATATGATAAAGACCATGCAATAGTTATTGCAAAATCTAGAGGTTAA